A part of Ziziphus jujuba cultivar Dongzao chromosome 8, ASM3175591v1 genomic DNA contains:
- the LOC107405490 gene encoding protein DETOXIFICATION 13, which translates to MFLAVAETSIVSTTLFFTRRIFGYTFSNEKEVVDYVTKMAPLVCLNAIFDSLQGVLSGVARGCGWQHIGAYINLSAFYLCGIPVAAILGFWFQLRGEGLWIGIQLGSFMQTVLLSLVTISTDWEKQVYIYIPYLLVQTGRNNEKRKKKANSQIQEEEHRA; encoded by the exons ATGTTTCTTGCAGTGGCAGAAACAAGTATAGTTAGCACAACCCTCTTCTTCACCCGCAGAATTTTCGGCTACACTTTTAGCAACGAAAAGGAAGTCGTGGATTACGTGACCAAAATGGCTCCTCTGGTTTGTCTCAATGCTATTTTCGACAGCTTACAAGGGGTCCTTTCAG GGGTGGCTAGAGGATGTGGTTGGCAGCATATAGGGGCTTATATCAATCTCAGCGCGTTTTATCTTTGTGGGATACCAGTTGCTGCCATTTTGGGTTTCTGGTTTCAGCTTAGAGGAGAGGGTCTCTGGATTGGAATTCAACTTGGTTCTTTTATGCAAACTGTTCTGCTTTCTCTTGTAACTATTAGTACAGACTGGGAGAAACAGGTCTACATATATATTCCATATCTATTAGTACAGACTGGGAGAAACAatgagaagagaaagaagaaggcaaactcacagattcaagaagaagaacacaGAGCTTGA
- the LOC107412891 gene encoding 3-hydroxyisobutyryl-CoA hydrolase 1 produces the protein MASSSSFSLEISQVVLEENSCVRKVMLNRPQKLNSLNFEMVSQIFKALEAYENDSAVKLVILKGKGRAFCAGGDLMGVFYSAFGGHWSFAARFYKTQLALDYLIGTYKKPLVSLINGTVMGGGAGLSMHSRFRVVTENTVFAMPETSIGLFPDVGATHFLSKLPGHFGEYIGLTGARMKGAEMLACGLATHFVPSKNLFLLESALNQITSSEASTISNLINKFSHKVDVKQDCAFKRLEVINRCFSRKTVEEILQSLEKEAADGDEKWIKEAIRSMRSSSPTSLKITLRLMREERKQNLEDTLHRDYLIACHMLMRIVNNDFFEGSRALLFDKDKKPKWEPSRLELVSEERVNQHFAKIEDINWEKLELPYGRNTTNQAMARL, from the exons ATGGCATCTTCTTCCTCATTCAGCCTCGAAATTAGCCAG GTAGTTCTTGAAGAAAACTCATGTGTGCGCAAGGTGATGCTAAACAGGCCTCAAAAGCTCAACAGCCTCAATTTTGAGATG gtttctcaaatatttaaagCATTGGAAGCATATGAAAATGATTCTGCTGTCAAACTAGTGATTTTGAAG GGGAAAGGAAGAGCATTTTGCGCTGGTGGGGACCTAATGGGAGTTTTCTACTCTGCATTTGGAG GACACTGGAGCTTTGCTGCAAGATTTTACAAGACACAACTTGCTTTAGACTATTTGATTGGTACCTACAAGAAACCTTTG GTTTCACTCATAAATGGAACTGTAATGGGAGGTGGAGCTGGACTTTCAATGCATTCAAGGTTTCGAGTTGTCACAGAGAACACT GTATTTGCTATGCCAGAAACAAGTATAGGACTATTCCCAGATGTTGGTGCAACCCATTTCCTTTCTAAGCTGCCAGGCCATTTTG GAGAATACATAGGACTAACCGGAGCTCGAATGAAGGGTGCTGAAATGCTTGCTTGTGGTCTGGCAACCCATTTTGTTCCTTCAAAG AATCTTTTTTTATTGGAGAGCGCTCTAAATCAGATAACTTCTTCTGAAGCATCAACAATTTCAAACCTCATAAACAAATTCTCACACAAAGTGGATGTCAAGCAGGATTGTGCTTTCAAAAG ATTAGAGGTGATCAACAGATGCTTTTCAAGAAAAACAGtagaagaaatattacaatcaCTT GAAAAAGAGGCTGCAGATGGTGATGAGAAGTGGATTAAGGAAGCAATAAGATCTATGAGGTCATCTTCGCCAACAAGTCTCAAAATAACTCTTAGATTG ATGAGAGAAGAGCGCAAGCAAAATCTTGAAGACACCCTACATCGTGATTACCTAATTGCTTGCCATATGCTAATGAGAATAGTGAACAATGATTTTTTTGAG GGTTCAAGGGCCCTGCTATTTGACAAAGACAAAAAACCAAAG TGGGAACCCTCAAGACTAGAGTTAGTGAGTGAAGAACGGGTGAATCAGCATTTTGCCAAAATTGAAGATATTAATTGGGAAAAACTTGAACTTCCTTATGGGCGCAATACCACAAACCAAGCAATGGCAAGGCTCTAG
- the LOC107412892 gene encoding secoisolariciresinol dehydrogenase-like produces MQSSKSLLIASPNKRLEGKVALVTGGARGIGECIARTFCKHGAKVVIGDILDELGLSVCDDIGSTMASYIHCDITQESHIGKAINATISKHGKLDIMVNNAAIIDDSKPSILDNEKSKFDKVIAVNLTGVFLGTKHAARVMIPARKGSIINIGSVCCSVGGVASHAYTSSKHGVLGLTKNVAAELGRYKIRVNCLSPYYIATVAAEDFFKLEEKEKEREKSKVYSNLEGVVHKSEDIAEAAIYLGSDESRYVSGHNLNVDGGFTAINPAFGLFSRL; encoded by the exons ATGCAATCTAGCAAGTCACTACTCATTGCTTCTCCGAATAAAAG ACTCGAAGGCAAGGTTGCACTGGTAACTGGTGGAGCTAGAGGCATCGGAGAGTGCATTGCACGAACCTTTTGCAAACATGGCGCTAAGGTGGTGATCGGCGACATCCTAGACGAGCTAGGCCTATCAGTATGCGACGATATCGGATCCACAATGGCCTCGTATATTCACTGCGATATAACACAGGAGTCCCACATCGGCAAAGCAATAAACGCAACCATCAGCAAGCACGGTAAGCTCGATATAATGGTAAACAACGCGGCAATTATAGATGATTCCAAACCAAGCATTCTTGACAACGAGAAGTCCAAATTCGATAAAGTCATCGCCGTGAACCTCACCGGAGTTTTCTTGGGAACCAAACATGCAGCTAGAGTGATGATACCAGCAAGGAAAGGAAGCATAATAAATATAGGGAGTGTTTGTTGCAGTGTTGGTGGGGTTGCATCTCATGCATATACAAGCTCAAAACATGGAGTTTTGGGACTCACGAAGAATGTTGCAGCGGAGCTTGGGAGGTATAAAATCCGCGTGAATTGCTTGTCACCGTATTATATAGCTACGGTGGCAGCAGAAGATTTCTTCAAGttggaagagaaagagaaagagagagagaaatctaAGGTTTACTCAAACCTCGAAGGAGTGGTTCATAAATCAGAAGATATTGCTGAAGCTGCTATTTATTTAGGGAGTGATGAATCAAGGTATGTGAGTGGCCACAATCTCAATGTTGATGGAGGCTTTACTGCCATAAACCCAGCTTTTGGTTTGTTTTCCCGTttgtaa